In a genomic window of Pedobacter sp. KBS0701:
- the secDF gene encoding protein translocase subunit SecDF, protein MQGKGFIKFIAIVLAIVCAYALSFTLVASKVEKDAKNAAKGDLAKEKAYLDSMSTVKVYPVVGFTYQEVKAKEINLGLDLKGGMNVTMEISLAELVKSLAGNPTDANFNKAIQNAQIQLNAGGKDYIKIFVDEFEKLSPGVKLADYFSNQDNASQLKPSASNSDVESFLEKEATSAIDRSFTVLRSRIDGFGVVSPNMQKQEGSNRILIEMPGVQDKERIAKLLQGSAELQFWQVYQVQEVAPLLENINKILAATLKADAPAAKDTTAAPAAGGKLAGLEKAAAKDTTAKGGKLAGLGKKDSSAVKAELIKSNPLYAVLNLPIYQGENGQQQLMPGAVVGMSLQKDTAKVNAYLKLPEVAASIPSTMKFMWSVKPREGSKIFELYAIKVVSADGKPDLGGEAISDSRADFDQKGKPEVTMYMTSEGSAKWKKITAEAAADPNNKKSIAIVLDNQVYSAPTVQNEIAGGVSSITGNFTQADTKDLSNILKAGKLPAPARIAGSYVVGPTLGAQAIHDGLISFVIAFIVILIFMALYYHRAGWVANFALLINLFFIIGILVSLGAVLTLPGIAGIVLTIGLSVDANILIFERVREELAHGKNTATAIKEGFKHAMPSIIDSNVTLFILGAILYVFGSGPVQGFATTLCIGILSSLFAAVAISRVVFESLLNRKIEVSFDNSLTRNAFKNLAFNFVGRRKIYYIISTIIIVAGIGMYFKNGGLNLGVDFKGGRTYLVHFDKAVNTEDLKAKLNPVFGNETPEVKTAGEDSQVKITTTFHIEDQDIKTDKVVEDALNKGLAGSKYEIVSSQKVTPIIASDIVNGAFYAVLISCLFMFIYIVVRFKKWQYGLGAVIALFHDVLMVLSFYTILDGIMPFSLEIGQDFIAAILTVMGYTMTETVVVFDRIREKLKESGKEDLHGEARNNLINFALNSTLSRTILTSLTVFFVLLVIFIFGGDSIRGFIFALLIGRIIGTYSSLCISTPIVIDLGSSAEKK, encoded by the coding sequence ATGCAAGGAAAAGGTTTTATTAAGTTTATAGCGATAGTATTGGCTATCGTTTGTGCGTATGCACTTTCTTTTACGTTGGTAGCATCCAAGGTGGAAAAAGACGCAAAAAACGCTGCGAAGGGTGATTTAGCCAAAGAAAAGGCTTACTTAGATTCGATGAGTACCGTAAAAGTTTATCCAGTAGTTGGATTTACTTACCAAGAGGTAAAAGCGAAAGAGATTAATTTGGGTCTGGACTTAAAAGGCGGAATGAACGTAACGATGGAGATATCGTTGGCGGAGTTGGTAAAATCATTAGCGGGTAACCCTACTGATGCGAACTTCAATAAAGCAATCCAAAACGCACAAATCCAATTAAATGCCGGTGGTAAAGATTACATCAAAATTTTTGTTGATGAATTCGAAAAATTAAGCCCTGGAGTAAAACTAGCAGATTATTTTTCTAACCAGGATAATGCATCTCAGTTAAAACCTAGCGCAAGTAATAGCGATGTTGAATCTTTCTTAGAAAAAGAAGCAACCAGTGCTATCGATCGTTCATTTACAGTTTTACGTTCTCGTATTGATGGTTTTGGAGTAGTTAGTCCGAACATGCAAAAACAAGAAGGCAGTAACCGTATCTTAATCGAAATGCCAGGCGTACAAGATAAAGAGCGTATTGCTAAACTTTTACAGGGTTCTGCCGAATTACAGTTCTGGCAGGTATACCAGGTACAAGAAGTTGCACCCCTACTCGAAAACATTAATAAAATTTTAGCGGCAACATTAAAAGCTGATGCTCCAGCTGCTAAAGATACAACGGCTGCTCCGGCTGCTGGTGGTAAATTAGCTGGTTTGGAAAAAGCTGCAGCTAAAGACACTACAGCTAAAGGTGGCAAACTTGCTGGCTTAGGTAAAAAAGATTCGAGTGCAGTTAAAGCCGAACTGATTAAATCTAATCCATTGTATGCTGTTCTTAACCTACCGATTTATCAAGGCGAAAACGGACAACAACAATTAATGCCTGGTGCAGTTGTTGGTATGTCGTTACAAAAAGATACTGCAAAAGTTAATGCTTATTTAAAACTTCCTGAAGTTGCTGCATCTATTCCATCTACGATGAAATTTATGTGGAGTGTTAAACCTAGAGAAGGTTCGAAAATTTTCGAATTATATGCAATCAAAGTTGTTAGTGCCGATGGTAAACCAGATTTAGGTGGTGAGGCAATCAGCGATTCGCGTGCAGATTTTGACCAAAAAGGTAAACCAGAGGTAACCATGTACATGACCAGTGAAGGTTCTGCGAAATGGAAAAAAATTACTGCTGAAGCTGCTGCTGATCCAAACAACAAAAAATCTATTGCCATTGTATTAGATAACCAGGTTTATTCTGCTCCTACTGTTCAGAATGAAATTGCTGGTGGTGTTTCTTCAATCACGGGTAACTTTACCCAGGCAGATACTAAAGATTTATCAAACATCTTAAAAGCTGGTAAATTGCCTGCTCCTGCGCGTATAGCAGGTAGCTACGTAGTTGGTCCAACTTTAGGTGCACAAGCTATTCACGATGGTTTAATCTCATTCGTAATTGCCTTTATCGTAATCTTAATCTTCATGGCGCTGTATTATCACCGTGCAGGTTGGGTTGCAAACTTTGCATTGTTAATCAACTTATTCTTCATCATTGGTATCCTGGTATCACTTGGCGCAGTGTTAACCTTACCTGGTATTGCTGGTATCGTATTAACCATTGGTTTATCGGTAGATGCAAACATCCTTATCTTTGAGCGTGTACGTGAGGAGCTTGCGCATGGCAAAAACACGGCTACTGCAATTAAAGAAGGTTTTAAACATGCAATGCCGTCGATTATTGACTCAAACGTAACCTTATTCATTTTAGGAGCTATCCTTTACGTTTTCGGTAGCGGACCGGTTCAAGGTTTTGCCACTACCTTGTGTATCGGTATCCTTTCATCATTATTTGCTGCTGTAGCCATTTCGAGAGTAGTTTTCGAATCGTTGTTAAACCGCAAAATCGAGGTAAGTTTCGATAATAGCTTAACCCGTAATGCATTTAAAAACTTAGCCTTCAACTTTGTTGGCCGTCGTAAAATCTATTACATTATCTCTACCATCATTATTGTTGCCGGTATTGGTATGTACTTCAAAAATGGCGGTTTAAACTTAGGTGTAGATTTTAAAGGGGGTAGAACTTATTTGGTTCACTTCGATAAAGCAGTTAACACTGAAGATTTAAAAGCTAAGTTAAACCCGGTTTTCGGTAACGAAACGCCAGAGGTTAAAACTGCAGGTGAAGATAGTCAGGTAAAAATTACCACTACTTTCCACATCGAAGATCAGGACATTAAAACCGATAAAGTTGTAGAAGATGCGTTAAATAAAGGTTTAGCTGGATCCAAATATGAAATCGTAAGCTCACAAAAGGTAACGCCGATTATTGCAAGCGATATCGTAAACGGTGCTTTCTATGCAGTATTGATCTCGTGTTTATTCATGTTTATCTACATCGTTGTACGATTCAAAAAATGGCAGTATGGTTTAGGTGCGGTAATCGCCTTATTCCACGACGTTTTAATGGTATTATCTTTCTATACTATTTTAGATGGTATTATGCCATTCTCATTAGAAATTGGTCAGGATTTTATCGCAGCAATTTTAACGGTAATGGGTTACACCATGACAGAGACAGTTGTTGTATTTGACCGTATCCGTGAGAAATTAAAAGAATCAGGTAAAGAAGATTTACATGGTGAAGCGCGTAACAACTTAATTAACTTCGCATTGAACAGCACATTAAGTCGTACCATTTTAACCTCATTAACCGTATTCTTCGTGTTATTGGTAATCTTTATTTTCGGAGGCGATAGCATCCGCGGGTTTATCTTCGCATTGCTGATTGGCCGTATCATTGGTACATACTCATCATTATGTATTTCTACTCCTATCGTAATTGATTTGGGTAGTTCAGCCGAGAAAAAATAA
- a CDS encoding NAD(P)/FAD-dependent oxidoreductase: protein MDLQLPKSEYPRVVIVGGGFGGIELAKRLKNKPFQVVMLDKHNYHTFQPLLYQVATGGLEADSIAFPLRKIFKGQKNLIFRVTKVTEVNAAENCLQTDIGRINYDYLVIATGSTSNFFGNKEIEANSMPMKSIPEALDLRSLILQNFEKSLIEKDADKKSALLNFVVVGGGPTGVETSGAIAELKRHVIPNDYPEMDLSRVNIYLIENSPELLGVMSPQAQKKAKDFLTDMGVQIMNETRVLGYDGHTLTLQDKAPILSSTVIWSAGVKGEVLSGLDKAEVVRGGRLKTDTQNLIVGYQNIYAIGDVAAIIDEETPNGHPGVAPAAIQQGHHLAKNLINIKENKPVEKFKYFDKGSMATVGRNKAVVDIGKIRFQGVFAWFTWMFVHLMTLVGFRNKIIVFVNWVWSYFSYDRGTRLIIRTFAKDRSVDYRNEVPAVKEEVKVS, encoded by the coding sequence ATGGATTTACAACTTCCTAAAAGCGAATACCCCAGGGTAGTGATTGTTGGCGGCGGATTTGGTGGGATAGAGTTAGCTAAACGTTTAAAAAATAAGCCTTTTCAGGTAGTGATGCTCGATAAGCATAACTACCATACTTTTCAACCTTTACTTTATCAGGTAGCTACAGGAGGTCTTGAAGCAGACTCTATCGCTTTTCCTCTACGCAAGATTTTTAAAGGACAAAAGAACCTCATTTTCCGGGTGACCAAAGTTACGGAAGTAAATGCTGCCGAAAACTGTTTACAAACTGACATAGGTAGAATCAATTACGATTATCTGGTTATCGCCACAGGTTCTACCAGTAATTTTTTTGGCAATAAAGAAATTGAAGCCAATTCGATGCCGATGAAATCCATCCCAGAGGCGCTGGATTTGAGAAGTCTGATCTTACAGAATTTCGAAAAATCGCTGATCGAAAAAGATGCAGATAAAAAAAGTGCTTTATTAAACTTTGTTGTAGTTGGCGGTGGTCCGACAGGCGTTGAAACCTCAGGTGCCATTGCAGAGCTTAAAAGGCATGTAATTCCTAACGATTATCCGGAAATGGATTTGAGTAGGGTGAACATCTACCTAATCGAAAATTCACCAGAATTATTGGGCGTAATGTCGCCACAGGCACAGAAAAAAGCTAAAGATTTCCTTACCGATATGGGCGTTCAGATTATGAATGAAACCAGGGTACTAGGTTACGACGGACATACCCTCACATTGCAGGACAAAGCACCAATTTTAAGTTCAACCGTAATCTGGAGTGCTGGTGTTAAGGGTGAGGTTTTAAGTGGTTTAGATAAAGCTGAAGTGGTGAGAGGCGGCAGATTAAAAACAGATACCCAAAATTTAATAGTAGGCTATCAGAATATTTATGCCATTGGCGATGTAGCTGCTATTATTGACGAAGAAACACCTAATGGTCACCCGGGAGTAGCACCAGCAGCCATCCAACAGGGGCATCATCTGGCCAAAAACCTGATCAATATCAAGGAAAATAAACCTGTAGAGAAATTTAAATATTTCGATAAGGGCTCAATGGCTACAGTAGGTAGAAACAAAGCCGTTGTAGATATTGGCAAAATCCGTTTCCAGGGAGTTTTTGCATGGTTTACCTGGATGTTTGTGCACTTAATGACCTTAGTAGGTTTCAGAAATAAAATAATTGTTTTCGTAAACTGGGTTTGGAGTTACTTCAGCTACGATCGGGGAACCCGCTTAATTATCAGAACTTTTGCTAAAGATCGAAGTGTGGATTATAGAAACGAGGTACCAGCCGTAAAAGAAGAAGTTAAGGTGTCTTAG
- a CDS encoding hydroxymethylglutaryl-CoA lyase yields the protein MSQNKFKLVECPRDAMQGLHDFVPTALKAEYLNLLLQVGFDTLDFGSFVSPKAIPQMADTAEVLAQLDLSNTATQLLAIVANLRGVEDAVKHKTVNYLGFPFSISETFQQRNTNSSISQSLNTVEEMLSLCAKNNKKAVVYLSMGFGNPYGDVWDYEIVEKWADVLVSKGVQILSLADTVGVSTPEKIESILPKLITRFNHTEIGIHLHSTPAERFEKIEAAYRSGVKRIDSALKGFGGCPMAADDLTGNIATEDVISFLHNKGEKLNLDMDKWNKAIMLSGKIFG from the coding sequence ATGAGCCAAAATAAATTCAAATTAGTAGAATGCCCGCGCGATGCCATGCAGGGATTACACGATTTTGTTCCTACTGCGCTTAAAGCCGAATATTTAAATCTTTTGCTTCAGGTGGGTTTTGATACCCTTGATTTTGGCAGTTTTGTTTCACCTAAAGCCATTCCACAAATGGCCGATACCGCCGAAGTTTTAGCACAGCTTGATCTAAGTAACACCGCAACCCAACTCTTGGCCATTGTAGCCAATTTAAGGGGTGTAGAAGACGCTGTTAAACACAAAACGGTTAATTACCTTGGTTTTCCTTTTTCGATCTCTGAGACCTTCCAGCAGCGTAATACCAATTCGAGTATCTCACAATCACTAAATACGGTCGAAGAAATGCTTTCACTTTGTGCTAAAAACAACAAAAAAGCGGTTGTTTATTTGTCTATGGGCTTTGGAAACCCTTATGGCGATGTATGGGATTATGAAATTGTAGAAAAGTGGGCAGATGTTTTGGTGAGCAAAGGTGTCCAAATTTTATCTTTAGCAGATACCGTTGGTGTTTCTACACCTGAAAAAATTGAAAGCATATTGCCTAAACTGATCACGAGGTTTAACCATACAGAAATTGGGATTCATTTGCACTCCACTCCTGCTGAACGGTTTGAAAAGATAGAAGCTGCATATCGTTCCGGTGTTAAACGTATAGATTCGGCACTAAAAGGTTTTGGAGGCTGTCCAATGGCTGCTGATGATCTCACAGGCAACATTGCCACGGAAGATGTGATCAGTTTTCTTCATAATAAAGGAGAAAAATTAAATCTGGATATGGATAAATGGAATAAGGCAATAATGTTATCGGGGAAGATATTTGGGTAG
- a CDS encoding GNAT family N-acetyltransferase — protein sequence MSLHVQKVNHPEDLDKVFAIRKIVFVDEQNCPPELEWEHEDESTHFLATSNGQPCGACRWRKTDAGYKLERFAVLKDFRGQGVGRALIAEALSDLPEDAHYIYLNSQLDAMSLYAKFGFVAEGEQFEEAGIQHFKMVKKV from the coding sequence ATGAGTCTGCACGTTCAAAAAGTTAATCATCCAGAAGATTTAGATAAAGTATTTGCTATCCGTAAAATTGTATTTGTAGACGAACAGAATTGTCCGCCAGAGCTGGAGTGGGAGCATGAAGATGAATCAACACATTTTCTGGCTACCAGCAACGGACAACCTTGCGGTGCCTGCAGATGGCGTAAAACAGATGCTGGTTATAAGCTGGAACGTTTTGCGGTTTTAAAGGATTTTAGAGGACAAGGAGTTGGCCGGGCACTAATTGCTGAAGCTTTATCTGACCTGCCTGAAGATGCACACTATATATACTTAAACTCACAATTAGATGCCATGAGCTTGTATGCTAAATTTGGTTTTGTAGCTGAAGGTGAGCAATTTGAGGAAGCTGGCATACAGCATTTTAAAATGGTGAAGAAGGTCTGA
- a CDS encoding low affinity iron permease family protein — translation MAKSKNDTKRNNFFEKFANAATKFTGSSVAFIAATAIVIIWAVTGPLFNYSETWQLVINTGTTIITFLMVFLIQKAQNKDGKAIQLKLNELIAAQQGASNRMVDIEDLSEKELDQLHKFYVTIATLAKKEADIHCSHSIDVAKELNELKLKSNKHFKHHDNESARSKS, via the coding sequence ATGGCAAAATCTAAAAACGATACCAAAAGAAATAATTTTTTCGAGAAATTTGCCAATGCGGCAACCAAGTTTACCGGTAGTTCTGTTGCATTTATTGCGGCAACCGCTATTGTAATTATTTGGGCAGTAACCGGCCCTCTGTTTAATTATTCTGAAACCTGGCAGTTGGTGATTAATACAGGCACAACAATTATTACGTTTTTAATGGTTTTCCTGATTCAGAAAGCGCAGAATAAAGATGGTAAGGCCATTCAGTTAAAACTGAATGAACTGATTGCAGCACAACAGGGGGCAAGTAACCGGATGGTAGATATTGAAGACCTGAGTGAAAAGGAACTGGATCAGTTACATAAATTTTACGTTACGATTGCTACACTTGCCAAAAAAGAGGCCGATATTCATTGCTCACATTCGATAGATGTAGCGAAAGAGCTAAATGAATTGAAATTAAAATCGAATAAACACTTTAAACACCACGATAATGAGTCTGCACGTTCAAAAAGTTAA
- the fbaA gene encoding class II fructose-bisphosphate aldolase has product MSLKGYKGVIYGDAVQELFEQAKKHQFALPAVNVTGTNTVNAVLETAKAVNSPVMIQLSNGGAQFYAGKSLDNEKLQACILGAVSAAKHVHLLAEHYGVAVVLHTDHAAKKLLPWIDGLLDHGEKFFAETGKPLFSSHMLDLSEESIEENMEISAKYLARMAKMNMTIEIELGVTGGEEDGVDNSDVDSSKLYTQPSEVAYAYEELSKVSPRFTVAAAFGNVHGVYKPGNVKLQPVILKNSQDFIKEKFSLTAEKPINFVFHGGSGSTQEEIREAISYGAIKMNIDTDMQWAFWEGILEYYKKNEAYLQGQIGNPDGDDKPNKKYYDPRVWLRKGEETFVKRLTAAFEDLNCINVNDKL; this is encoded by the coding sequence ATGAGTTTAAAAGGCTACAAAGGCGTAATTTACGGAGATGCCGTTCAAGAATTGTTTGAGCAGGCTAAAAAACATCAGTTTGCTTTACCAGCAGTAAACGTAACCGGTACCAATACGGTTAATGCGGTATTGGAAACTGCTAAGGCAGTAAATTCGCCTGTTATGATTCAATTGTCTAACGGAGGTGCGCAGTTTTATGCTGGTAAATCATTAGATAATGAGAAATTGCAAGCATGTATTTTAGGCGCTGTATCGGCTGCTAAACATGTACATTTATTGGCAGAGCATTATGGTGTTGCCGTGGTTTTACATACCGACCACGCCGCTAAAAAATTATTGCCTTGGATTGATGGACTTTTAGACCACGGTGAAAAATTCTTTGCTGAGACCGGAAAACCTTTGTTTTCATCACACATGTTGGATTTATCGGAAGAATCGATCGAAGAAAACATGGAAATTTCTGCTAAATACTTAGCGCGCATGGCGAAAATGAACATGACCATCGAAATTGAGCTTGGTGTTACCGGCGGTGAAGAAGATGGTGTTGACAATAGTGATGTTGACAGTTCTAAATTATATACCCAGCCTAGCGAAGTGGCTTATGCTTATGAAGAATTGAGCAAAGTTTCTCCTCGTTTTACTGTTGCTGCTGCTTTTGGTAACGTACACGGTGTTTATAAACCAGGTAACGTAAAATTGCAACCGGTAATTTTGAAGAACTCTCAGGATTTCATCAAAGAAAAATTCAGTTTAACTGCAGAGAAACCGATCAATTTCGTATTTCACGGTGGTTCTGGTTCTACTCAGGAAGAAATCAGAGAGGCAATTTCTTATGGTGCAATTAAAATGAATATCGATACTGACATGCAATGGGCATTTTGGGAAGGTATTTTAGAATATTACAAAAAGAATGAAGCTTATCTTCAAGGCCAGATTGGTAACCCTGATGGCGATGATAAACCAAATAAAAAATATTACGACCCACGCGTTTGGTTACGTAAAGGTGAAGAAACTTTCGTAAAGCGTTTAACTGCCGCTTTCGAAGATCTGAACTGTATCAACGTTAACGATAAGTTGTAA
- the accD gene encoding acetyl-CoA carboxylase, carboxyltransferase subunit beta encodes MAWFKRENKGIITTTEEKKEAPDGLWNKCPNCKKPLHQAELQENKYVCHYCNYHLRVGSKEYFEVLFDNNEFKELFPNLTSGDPLNFNDNKPYTDRIKESQAKTGLKDAIRAGVGKIEGQDLVIACMDFAFIGGSMGSVVGEKIARSIDYSIKHKVPFLMISKSGGARMMEAAFSLMQMAKTSAKLALLGQAKVPYISLLTDPTTGGVTASYAMLGDINIAEPGALIGFAGPRVIKETIKKDLPKGFQTSEFVLEHGFLDFIVDRRAMKAKLGAFIKMMNN; translated from the coding sequence ATGGCTTGGTTTAAAAGAGAGAATAAAGGTATCATTACCACAACAGAAGAGAAAAAAGAAGCACCAGATGGTTTGTGGAATAAATGTCCAAATTGTAAGAAACCGCTACATCAGGCAGAACTTCAGGAAAACAAATACGTTTGTCATTACTGTAATTACCACCTGAGAGTAGGCTCAAAAGAATATTTTGAGGTCTTATTTGATAATAACGAATTTAAAGAGCTGTTCCCTAACTTAACATCAGGCGACCCTTTAAACTTCAACGACAACAAACCTTATACCGATAGAATTAAAGAAAGTCAGGCTAAAACCGGCTTAAAAGATGCTATCCGGGCAGGTGTTGGTAAAATTGAAGGTCAGGATCTTGTTATTGCCTGTATGGATTTCGCTTTCATCGGCGGCTCAATGGGTTCGGTTGTGGGTGAGAAAATTGCACGTTCAATCGATTATAGCATCAAACATAAAGTTCCATTTTTGATGATTTCTAAATCAGGTGGTGCACGGATGATGGAAGCTGCATTCTCATTAATGCAAATGGCTAAAACTTCAGCTAAACTGGCTTTATTAGGTCAGGCTAAAGTTCCATACATCTCTCTATTAACCGATCCAACTACAGGCGGCGTAACGGCCTCTTATGCCATGCTCGGCGATATCAACATTGCCGAACCAGGCGCTTTGATCGGTTTTGCCGGTCCGAGGGTAATTAAAGAAACCATTAAAAAAGATTTACCAAAAGGTTTCCAAACTTCAGAATTCGTTCTGGAACATGGTTTCCTTGATTTTATTGTAGATAGAAGAGCCATGAAAGCTAAATTGGGCGCTTTTATCAAAATGATGAATAACTAG
- a CDS encoding M20/M25/M40 family metallo-hydrolase, with the protein MNKKLLFSALFLCASASVFAQDKKIIENIVKEVNENSQLEKLAHELLDVVGPRLVGSPQMKQANDWAVKKYSDWGISAKNEKWGEWAGWERGITHIDLVSPRVRTLEGTQLAWSPSTNGKAINAEAIILPEITDSVSFQKWLPNVKGKIVLISMNQLSGRPEKNWEEFATKDLFEKFKKEKADATKAWAASLTKTGLTTKTLPVALENAGAVAVVINNWSQGFGVDKIFGANTTKVPTLDLSVEDYGLVYRLALNGNKPKLKIEANSKKLGAVPTFNTIAEIKGTQKPNEYVMLSAHFDSWDGASGATDNGSGTILMMEAMRILKKIYPNPKRTILVGHWGSEEQGLNGSRAFVEDHPEIVNNLQALFNQDNGTGRVVNIGGQGFAKSKDYITRWLAAVPDTIKNQIKTSFPGTPGAGGSDFASFVAAGALGYSLSSTSWDYGTYTWHTNRDSYDKLVFDEIRSNVLLAAIMVYMACEDPEKTSNEKATDLPVNERTGKPAIWPVQTKSNRKGGL; encoded by the coding sequence ATGAATAAAAAACTACTATTTTCTGCACTATTCCTTTGCGCTTCGGCGAGTGTTTTTGCACAAGACAAAAAAATAATCGAAAATATTGTTAAAGAAGTAAATGAAAACTCTCAATTAGAGAAACTCGCGCACGAATTGCTTGATGTTGTTGGTCCGCGTTTGGTTGGTTCGCCACAAATGAAACAGGCCAATGATTGGGCAGTTAAAAAATACAGTGATTGGGGCATCTCTGCCAAAAATGAAAAATGGGGCGAATGGGCAGGCTGGGAAAGAGGCATTACCCATATCGATCTGGTAAGTCCACGGGTACGCACTTTAGAAGGTACACAATTGGCCTGGAGCCCATCGACCAATGGTAAAGCCATTAATGCAGAAGCGATTATCCTTCCAGAAATTACTGATTCGGTATCTTTTCAGAAATGGTTACCCAATGTAAAAGGTAAAATTGTTTTAATTTCCATGAACCAACTTTCTGGCCGACCAGAAAAAAACTGGGAAGAATTTGCCACAAAAGACCTTTTTGAAAAGTTTAAAAAAGAAAAAGCTGATGCTACCAAAGCATGGGCAGCAAGTCTAACTAAAACAGGCCTAACTACTAAAACACTTCCCGTAGCTTTAGAAAATGCAGGTGCAGTAGCTGTGGTAATCAATAACTGGTCGCAGGGTTTTGGTGTAGATAAAATTTTTGGTGCAAATACCACAAAAGTACCAACTTTGGATTTATCAGTTGAAGATTACGGTTTAGTTTACCGTTTGGCCTTAAATGGCAACAAGCCTAAGCTTAAAATCGAGGCAAATTCGAAGAAATTAGGCGCTGTACCTACTTTTAATACCATCGCTGAAATTAAAGGCACACAAAAGCCAAATGAATATGTGATGCTTTCGGCACACTTCGATTCGTGGGATGGCGCAAGCGGCGCTACGGATAATGGCTCAGGAACAATTTTGATGATGGAAGCCATGCGCATTCTAAAGAAAATTTATCCTAATCCAAAACGCACTATTTTGGTTGGCCATTGGGGGAGTGAAGAACAGGGTTTAAATGGTTCAAGGGCTTTTGTAGAAGATCATCCGGAGATTGTGAATAACCTTCAGGCTTTGTTTAACCAGGATAACGGAACAGGTCGTGTGGTTAACATTGGCGGACAAGGATTTGCTAAATCAAAGGATTACATTACCCGTTGGCTGGCAGCAGTACCGGATACGATTAAAAACCAGATCAAAACCAGTTTCCCGGGAACACCGGGTGCAGGTGGGTCAGATTTCGCGTCATTTGTAGCTGCCGGAGCATTGGGTTATTCGTTAAGTTCTACGAGTTGGGATTATGGAACATATACATGGCACACCAACCGTGATAGTTACGACAAATTGGTTTTCGATGAGATCAGAAGCAATGTGCTTCTGGCCGCCATCATGGTTTATATGGCTTGTGAAGATCCAGAAAAAACTTCAAATGAAAAAGCAACCGATCTACCTGTAAACGAGCGTACCGGCAAACCAGCAATCTGGCCAGTACAAACTAAATCGAACAGAAAAGGTGGGTTGTAG
- a CDS encoding cytochrome d ubiquinol oxidase subunit II, whose protein sequence is MKDVVITFLCMAILLYFLLGGADFGAGIIELFTSTKNRSKTRKTMYQAIGPVWEANHMWLIIAIVILFVGFPHIYTTMSVYLHIPLAIMLIGIIARGTAFVFRHYDAVKDDMQWLYNRIFRYSSFVTALFLGIIAGSLISGHIDTQATDFYTAYISGWLNWFSIAVGFFTVALCGFLAAIYLIGETDEYHDKRRFIKKAEFMNIAAVVFGAMVFIAAQRDKIPLIDWVFKSNVGLSAIVLASLSLILLWYLLIKGKTKILRVLAGFQVTMILLAISYAHFPNFIRLKSGDAISLLETAGPEKTIYSLGLALLLGSVLILPFLGYLFYKFQKKEE, encoded by the coding sequence ATGAAAGATGTGGTAATTACATTTTTATGCATGGCCATTCTGCTCTACTTTTTATTGGGTGGGGCCGATTTTGGGGCTGGGATTATCGAGTTGTTTACTTCAACAAAAAACAGAAGTAAAACCCGTAAGACCATGTACCAGGCCATTGGTCCGGTTTGGGAAGCCAACCACATGTGGCTGATTATTGCTATTGTGATCCTCTTTGTGGGTTTCCCACATATTTATACCACCATGTCGGTTTACCTGCATATCCCTTTGGCCATTATGCTCATCGGGATTATTGCCCGTGGTACTGCCTTTGTATTCCGCCATTATGATGCTGTAAAAGATGATATGCAGTGGCTGTACAACCGCATTTTCAGGTATTCGAGCTTTGTTACCGCTTTATTCTTAGGCATCATTGCCGGAAGCTTAATTTCTGGCCATATCGATACACAGGCGACTGATTTTTATACGGCCTATATATCGGGCTGGTTAAATTGGTTTTCAATCGCTGTAGGTTTCTTTACAGTGGCGCTTTGTGGTTTTCTGGCAGCGATCTATCTTATTGGTGAAACGGATGAATATCATGATAAACGCCGCTTTATTAAAAAAGCCGAATTTATGAATATCGCTGCGGTAGTTTTTGGTGCCATGGTATTTATTGCCGCACAACGCGATAAAATTCCATTGATCGATTGGGTTTTCAAGAGTAATGTGGGCTTATCGGCCATTGTTCTGGCGAGTTTATCGCTTATTTTATTATGGTACTTGTTGATTAAAGGCAAAACCAAGATTTTACGCGTTTTAGCAGGCTTCCAGGTAACGATGATCCTTCTGGCGATTAGTTATGCCCATTTCCCTAATTTTATCCGTTTAAAAAGCGGAGACGCAATCTCGCTATTGGAAACCGCTGGACCAGAAAAAACCATTTACAGTTTGGGTTTAGCCCTTTTACTAGGAAGTGTTCTGATATTACCTTTTCTAGGGTATTTGTTTTATAAGTTTCAGAAGAAAGAGGAGTAG